A portion of the Lolium rigidum isolate FL_2022 chromosome 1, APGP_CSIRO_Lrig_0.1, whole genome shotgun sequence genome contains these proteins:
- the LOC124693107 gene encoding putative E3 ubiquitin-protein ligase UBR7, giving the protein MAADGADAAFEDEVEPTVTIREYMDGIEAEELEADLVLGGDDGDECTYGAGYLKRQAVFSCLTCVPDGAAGVCTACCLACHDGHEVVELWTKRNFRCDCGNSKFGGHLCKLNPEKEPENSANSYNQNFKGSYCTCSRPYPDPEAKEQVEMIQCCICEDWFHEDHIGLDSAEKIPCDEEGEALYEDFICHKCSPVCSFLKLYPDTIWASSKQTSASEAVTADSNGMEGGYSGHANTEKNENGARVDHQSAENTSVENNCTKDIAASEKSNLGDNSAGNCKLGLDINTKSDDSEKIMPFFLSKGWRETLCRCGACTNFYEQRGIAHLTDKEDSIEEYEKMAKEKRQKKLEQQEGAEANFINSLNHVQKIEILSGISDMKNEFQSFLESRDPSKPVTSDDVQSIFKNLAKKKQRLS; this is encoded by the exons ATGGCCGCcgacggcgccgacgccgccttcGAGGACGAGGTCGAGCCGACGGTCACCATCCGCGAGTACATGGACGGCATCGAGGCCGAGGAGCTG GAGGCGGATTTGGTGctgggcggcgacgacggcgacgagtgCACCTACGGCGCGGGGTACCTCAAGCGCCAGGCCGTCTTCTCCTGCCTCACCTGCGTGCCCGACGGCGCCGCCGGGGTCTGCACCGCATGCTGCCTCGCCTGCCACGACGGACATGAG GTTGTTGAACTCTGGACAAAGAGAAACTTTCGTTGTGACTGTGGCAACTCAAAGTTTGGAGGTCACCTCTGCAAGCTCAACCCTGAGAAAGAGCCCGAGAACTCAGCAAATTCCTATAATCAGAATTTCAAGGGTTCGTATTGCACGTGCAGTAGGCCTTATCCTGACCCAGAAGCCAAGGAGCAAGTTGAAATGATACAATGCTGTATTTGTGAGGACTGGTTTCATGAGGATCATATTGGCCTTGACTCTGCCGAAAAG ATACCATGCGATGAAGAAGGGGAGGCACTATATGAGGATTTCATATGCCATAAATGCTCGCCTGTCTGTTCTTTCTTGAAACTCTATCCTGATACAATTTGGGCTTCTAGTAAGCAGACTTCTGCATCAGAAGCTGTTACTGCTGATTCAAATGGTATGGAAGGAGGCTATTCAGGTCATGCTAACACTGAGAAAAATGAAAATGGTGCCCGTGTAGACCATCAAAGTGCTGAAAATACCTCTGTTGAGAATAACTGTACAAAAGATATTGCAGCTTCAGAGAAGTCCAATTTGGGTGATAATTCAGCTGGGAACTGTAAGCTAGGGCTGGATATAAATACAAAGTCAGATGATTCAGAGAAAATTATGCCATTTTTCTTATCAAAAGGGTGGAGAGAGACTCTATGCAGATGCGGTGCATGCACCAACTTCTATGAACAACGAGGCATTGCACACCTTACAGACAAGGAGGACTCTATTGAGGAATATGAAAAGATGGCTAAGGAGAAAAGGCAGAAGAAGTTGGAGCAGCAGGAAGGAGCTGAAGCTAACTTTATCAACTCACTTAACCATGTCCAGAAGATAGAGATTTTGAGTGGCATCAGTGACATGAAGAATGAATTTCAGTCCTTTCTG GAATCCCGTGATCCTTCTAAACCAGTCACATCTGATGATGTACAATCTATATTTAAGAACCTTGCTAAGAAGAAACAGAGGCTATCCTGA